A portion of the Sulfurospirillum diekertiae genome contains these proteins:
- a CDS encoding MFS transporter — protein sequence MISQKQIYVMSAVAGINVANIYYNQPILNIIAQDLHVSALAVGNLPTFAQIGYGLGLFFVSPLGDKMDRKKLLLLSHFLLGLSLLGLAFVENIYVLYALSLLAGLFAVSAQIVIPMAAAMSGKDKGKVVGSIFSGLLTGILLARTLSGYITDWFGNWHVIFALSALLVFGCMVMVAKTLPCIEPNFSKSYASLLYSSIYQLKRFALLRSNALLITVLFGVFCSFWTTLTFKLSLAPFNFDSDIIGLFGVLAVAGALLAPYIGKVADKINPTFTKMLSVGMIVVSILLMKWFDTSLAAFIVATLLLDIGFQAVQINNLAQIYTLDESAHSRINTAYMSSMFVGGALGTFIGVYCWEHGGWELVTVQLLSLSVVSLAIIIYAALSTKQSNAA from the coding sequence GTAGCGAATATTTACTACAATCAACCCATTTTAAATATCATCGCGCAAGATTTACATGTAAGCGCTTTAGCCGTTGGCAATCTACCCACCTTTGCGCAAATTGGCTACGGTTTAGGGCTCTTTTTTGTAAGCCCACTAGGTGATAAGATGGATCGAAAGAAGCTTCTTTTGCTTTCGCATTTTTTATTGGGACTTTCTCTGCTTGGTCTTGCCTTTGTGGAGAATATCTATGTGCTCTATGCACTGAGCCTTTTAGCAGGACTTTTCGCCGTCTCCGCGCAAATCGTCATTCCAATGGCGGCAGCGATGAGCGGAAAAGACAAAGGCAAAGTCGTCGGCTCCATCTTTAGCGGTTTGCTCACAGGTATCTTATTGGCTCGAACACTCAGTGGGTACATCACCGATTGGTTTGGCAACTGGCATGTTATTTTTGCCCTTTCAGCCCTGCTTGTGTTTGGTTGTATGGTGATGGTGGCTAAAACGCTTCCATGCATTGAGCCAAACTTCTCTAAAAGTTATGCCTCTTTGCTCTACTCTTCGATCTATCAACTCAAACGCTTTGCGCTTTTACGAAGTAATGCGCTGTTGATTACTGTTTTATTTGGTGTTTTTTGCTCTTTTTGGACAACGCTGACATTTAAGCTCTCCCTTGCGCCCTTTAATTTTGACAGCGACATCATCGGTCTTTTTGGTGTGCTTGCCGTTGCCGGAGCCTTGCTTGCACCTTACATTGGAAAAGTTGCCGATAAAATCAACCCGACGTTCACCAAAATGCTCTCCGTAGGAATGATTGTGGTCAGTATTCTCTTGATGAAGTGGTTTGATACAAGCCTAGCCGCATTTATCGTAGCAACGTTACTCCTTGACATCGGCTTTCAAGCGGTGCAAATCAATAACTTAGCGCAAATCTACACGCTTGATGAGAGTGCGCACAGCAGAATTAATACTGCCTACATGAGCTCCATGTTTGTCGGTGGTGCGCTTGGAACATTTATTGGGGTGTATTGTTGGGAGCATGGTGGTTGGGAGCTTGTCACCGTGCAACTCCTAAGCTTAAGTGTTGTCTCTTTAGCCATTATTATCTACGCTGCGTTGTCTACAAAACAGAGCAACGCGGCCTAA
- a CDS encoding MFS transporter, whose product MPYTYEKRWAGLGALCLAMSIITLDNTVLDVALPSISTDLKASMSELQWIVDIYILFFASILITIGALGDQFGRKRFLKIGIVLFVLASLGAGLSTSTLELIFFRSLSGVGAAFIMPSTLSIITHMFTDSDERMKAIGLWSMIFGLSQGLGPLIGGFILEYTSWHWVFFINLPIGLVAFLYASWILPESHNKSAKADILGMVLCVLFLFALTYGIIEAGVSSWSDSSVRISLIIGLIFCAFFILWERRCSHAMIPFELFEKRTFTIPSFAIALIVFGMVGSMFFFSQLFQTVEGYSALEAGLLLMPMTLGVAVGSKYAPDVVKMYGAPLSIGGGMIISALGMAIFVFTIDVHMPLWAILGGFLIQGLGMGFSMPPSTDSIMGSIPKEKAGVGSALNDTTIELSAAMSIAILGSYVNRIYLLHVKEIDVDFTLLKALKTSIQAAHTAIASLNDNALEGNLLHLVDQAFIEGVHHTMIFGCLISVMSGLLAIWLLPKNT is encoded by the coding sequence ATGCCTTATACCTATGAAAAAAGGTGGGCAGGTCTTGGCGCACTCTGCCTTGCCATGTCCATCATTACACTAGACAATACCGTCCTTGATGTCGCCCTCCCCTCCATTTCAACTGATTTAAAAGCGAGTATGAGTGAACTTCAATGGATTGTCGATATTTACATTCTTTTTTTTGCTTCTATTTTAATTACGATCGGAGCACTCGGCGATCAATTTGGACGAAAGCGGTTTCTTAAAATTGGTATTGTACTTTTTGTGCTCGCCTCTTTGGGTGCAGGACTTTCAACCTCAACGTTAGAACTGATCTTTTTTCGCAGTCTCAGTGGTGTTGGCGCAGCATTCATTATGCCCTCCACACTCTCCATTATCACGCATATGTTTACAGACTCCGATGAGCGTATGAAAGCCATTGGACTTTGGTCGATGATCTTTGGGCTCAGTCAAGGCTTAGGACCACTTATCGGCGGTTTCATCCTTGAGTACACCTCCTGGCATTGGGTCTTTTTTATCAACCTTCCTATTGGCTTGGTCGCCTTCCTTTATGCTTCGTGGATTTTGCCCGAATCGCATAACAAAAGCGCTAAAGCAGACATACTGGGTATGGTACTGTGCGTGCTGTTTTTATTTGCACTGACGTATGGCATTATTGAAGCAGGGGTGAGCAGTTGGAGCGATAGCAGCGTTCGCATCAGCCTTATCATTGGGCTCATCTTTTGCGCTTTTTTTATCCTTTGGGAGAGGCGTTGTTCTCATGCGATGATTCCCTTTGAGCTGTTTGAAAAGCGTACCTTCACGATTCCCTCTTTTGCGATCGCGCTCATTGTCTTTGGAATGGTGGGTTCTATGTTTTTCTTCTCTCAACTCTTTCAAACGGTTGAAGGCTACAGCGCTTTGGAAGCGGGTTTACTGCTCATGCCGATGACATTGGGCGTTGCGGTGGGCTCAAAGTATGCACCGGATGTTGTCAAAATGTATGGCGCACCGCTCAGCATTGGTGGTGGTATGATCATTTCGGCACTTGGGATGGCGATTTTTGTCTTTACGATTGATGTGCATATGCCTCTGTGGGCGATTTTAGGTGGATTTTTAATTCAAGGTTTGGGGATGGGATTTTCCATGCCACCTTCAACCGATTCGATTATGGGCTCCATTCCCAAAGAAAAAGCGGGGGTGGGAAGTGCGCTCAATGACACGACCATTGAGCTTTCAGCGGCCATGAGCATTGCGATTTTGGGAAGTTACGTTAACCGCATTTATCTTTTACATGTAAAAGAGATTGATGTAGATTTCACGCTTTTAAAAGCGCTTAAAACTTCGATCCAAGCTGCCCATACAGCCATCGCTTCGCTCAATGATAATGCGCTTGAAGGCAATCTTCTTCATCTTGTGGATCAAGCCTTTATTGAGGGAGTCCACCACACCATGATATTTGGCTGCCTTATCTCTGTGATGAGTGGTCTCTTAGCCATTTGGCTCTTGCCCAAAAACACGTAA
- a CDS encoding efflux transporter outer membrane subunit, translated as MMRFHRRTLSVVVLPLLVGGCVSMAPEYERPSAPVPEQLRYSDALSSQSAQALPWQTLIHEPRLSAVIEKALDQSRDLRKAVANIEVARATYRIAQSSEFPTLEASATGSRERTLNSPTNKTAITQSSSATVGINSYELDFFGKIKSQTDMQWESYQGVEEAARTVRISLIAEVSTAWLSLASDQSLLQLARKTEESAKRSLVIVEARIQRGIDSNVALYEAQSVVHQARADSASYAAKVGQDRAALELLVGASLDDSLLPQTLDANAEGWVGDVPVGLSSQILLSRPDILEAEHNLKSANANIGVARAAYFPSITLTGTGGVGSNSLRGLFDGGTSTIWSFIPNVKLPLFDAGSRDATLDYAKANRDLYVARYELAIQTAFKEVNSALARRVTINDQLQAQNALVEATTKRYATYDARYQKGIDTFLNTLISQRSMYASEQNLIGVRLEALLNRVSLYQVLGGGLAQKSE; from the coding sequence ATGATGAGGTTTCACAGACGCACACTCAGCGTTGTTGTATTGCCCTTGTTGGTAGGAGGATGTGTCTCTATGGCTCCTGAGTATGAACGACCAAGTGCTCCTGTTCCTGAACAGTTACGTTATAGTGATGCACTTTCTTCTCAGAGTGCTCAAGCGCTTCCATGGCAAACCTTGATTCATGAGCCAAGGTTATCGGCGGTTATTGAAAAAGCGTTGGATCAAAGTCGTGATTTGCGTAAGGCGGTTGCAAATATAGAAGTGGCACGGGCAACGTACCGCATTGCTCAAAGCAGTGAGTTTCCAACGCTTGAAGCCAGTGCAACAGGTAGTAGAGAGAGAACACTCAACTCTCCAACCAATAAAACTGCCATCACGCAGAGCTCTTCTGCCACCGTGGGAATTAACAGTTATGAGCTTGATTTTTTTGGAAAAATCAAATCACAAACCGATATGCAGTGGGAGAGTTACCAAGGGGTTGAAGAGGCGGCACGTACGGTTAGAATTAGTCTGATCGCTGAGGTTTCAACCGCTTGGCTCAGCCTTGCATCGGATCAGAGTTTATTACAGCTTGCACGCAAGACAGAAGAGAGTGCGAAACGTTCTCTTGTGATTGTTGAGGCACGCATTCAAAGAGGTATTGACTCTAATGTGGCGTTGTATGAAGCGCAGAGTGTGGTGCATCAAGCCAGAGCGGATAGTGCCAGTTATGCTGCCAAAGTGGGGCAAGACCGTGCTGCTTTAGAGCTTTTAGTCGGAGCTTCGCTAGACGATTCCCTTCTGCCTCAAACACTTGATGCCAATGCAGAAGGTTGGGTAGGGGATGTGCCCGTGGGACTCTCTTCACAAATTCTTTTAAGTCGTCCCGATATATTAGAAGCAGAGCATAATCTTAAATCTGCGAACGCCAACATTGGTGTGGCACGTGCGGCCTATTTCCCGTCAATTACTTTAACAGGCACAGGAGGCGTCGGCTCCAATTCGCTTCGAGGCTTGTTTGATGGTGGAACATCGACCATTTGGTCATTTATCCCTAATGTGAAGTTGCCACTTTTTGATGCAGGATCGCGTGATGCAACGTTGGATTATGCCAAAGCAAATCGCGATCTGTACGTTGCACGTTATGAACTTGCGATTCAAACGGCGTTTAAAGAGGTGAATTCAGCCCTTGCCAGACGTGTAACCATCAACGACCAGCTCCAAGCACAAAACGCGCTGGTTGAAGCAACCACAAAGCGTTATGCAACGTATGATGCACGGTATCAAAAAGGAATCGATACGTTCTTAAATACGCTGATATCCCAGCGTTCGATGTATGCTAGTGAGCAAAATTTGATCGGTGTGCGATTAGAAGCGCTGCTTAATCGTGTTAGTTTGTACCAAGTCTTGGGTGGTGGTTTAGCCCAAAAAAGCGAATAA
- a CDS encoding efflux RND transporter permease subunit: MIAHFFIHRPIFAWVISIVIMLAGVGSIFSLPVAQYPDVAPPTIRIETTYTGASAQTVENSVVQIIEQQLTGLDGLLYFSSSSSSSGSAQIEVTFQKGTNADTAQMQVQNKVAQVTTRLPKSVQNEGVRVSKAQNDFLMIVALFDTSDTKMSDDISDYLLSNLQDPIARLEGVGTVQVFGGQYAMRIWLDPNKLASYSLMPSDVSNAIMAQNVQVSAGSIGALPSSSEQQLNATVTAKSQLQTAEEFANIIVKSDATGAIVRLSDVARVELGSESYDNVTRLNGHPASGLAVMLAPGANALSTASRVKEGIAKLEPLMPTGYKIAYPLDSTKFIRISIEEVVKTLFEAILLVIVVMFVFLQNWRATLIPAIAVPVVLLGTFGVLAIFGYSINTLTMFGMVLSIGLLVDDAIVVVENVERIMREEKLSAVEATEKSMKEITSALIGIATVLSAVFLPMAFFGGSTGVIYRQFSITIVSSMILSVIVALTLTPALCASLLKPHEEIMSHGFFGWFNKTFDRLIERYKGHVSSVIATPLRWMLMYAIIASIMALLLVRLPTGFLPSEDQGESMVQFSLPEGASFKRSDAVAREIEHYFLNEEGNNTEAIFTISGFSFSGSGQNAGMAFVALKDWDERKGIENRSDTISDRATMKLARIRDAQIFSLNPPAIEGLGQSSGFDFQLQALSNIDREKLKSLRDMLLENVRQDSLFSAVRLGSMEDTPQLHVNIDEAKAVALGLSLTDIDSMLNYAWAGAYVNDFVDRGRIKKVYLQGDAPFRSKPEDLDQWYVKSSSSVMTPFSAFATTSWSYGAQSLTRHNGLASYEIQGSAASGISSGVAMDKMEALQASLPTGTSFAWSGLSYQERLSSGQTVKLYTISILVVFLCLAALYESWAVPFSVLLVIPLGIFGSVLAASLRGLENDVYFQVALLTTIGLSSKNAILIVEFAEAAYNRGSTLVEAAVEGAKLRLRPILMTSLAFIAGVLPLALSSGAGANSRISIGTGIIGGTLSATFLAIFLVPLFFVLVRGFFPKRSHHATMVGEV, from the coding sequence ATGATCGCACACTTTTTTATCCATAGACCCATTTTTGCATGGGTTATCTCGATTGTCATTATGTTAGCAGGTGTTGGTTCCATTTTTTCCCTTCCTGTTGCCCAATATCCCGATGTTGCACCACCTACAATTCGTATTGAGACGACTTATACGGGTGCTTCTGCTCAAACCGTTGAGAATAGCGTTGTGCAGATTATTGAGCAACAGCTTACAGGGTTGGATGGTCTTTTATACTTTTCCTCTAGCAGTAGTTCTTCAGGTTCTGCTCAAATTGAAGTAACCTTTCAAAAAGGCACCAATGCTGACACTGCACAAATGCAAGTACAAAATAAGGTAGCCCAAGTTACCACGCGTCTTCCCAAGTCGGTTCAAAATGAGGGTGTACGTGTCAGCAAAGCACAAAATGACTTTTTGATGATTGTTGCTCTTTTTGATACTTCTGATACGAAAATGTCTGATGATATTTCTGATTATTTGCTTAGTAACCTGCAAGACCCGATTGCACGCCTTGAAGGTGTGGGTACGGTACAAGTCTTTGGTGGTCAGTATGCGATGCGCATCTGGTTAGACCCCAATAAACTAGCTTCTTACAGTTTAATGCCTTCCGATGTGAGCAACGCTATTATGGCGCAAAATGTGCAGGTGTCTGCGGGTAGTATTGGTGCTTTGCCGAGCTCTTCTGAGCAACAGCTCAATGCCACAGTAACGGCTAAATCACAATTGCAAACAGCGGAAGAGTTTGCCAATATCATTGTTAAAAGTGATGCAACGGGAGCTATTGTTCGTTTAAGTGATGTTGCACGCGTAGAGCTCGGCAGCGAGAGTTATGACAATGTAACACGGCTCAATGGTCATCCAGCCTCTGGACTTGCGGTGATGCTAGCCCCTGGCGCAAATGCACTTTCTACAGCAAGTCGTGTTAAAGAGGGCATCGCAAAACTTGAACCTTTGATGCCAACAGGGTATAAGATAGCCTATCCTCTGGATAGTACCAAGTTTATTCGAATCTCCATCGAAGAGGTGGTTAAAACACTTTTTGAGGCGATTTTACTGGTTATTGTAGTTATGTTTGTCTTTTTGCAAAACTGGCGTGCAACCCTCATTCCTGCCATTGCTGTTCCGGTTGTTCTTTTAGGAACTTTTGGGGTTTTAGCTATTTTTGGTTATTCCATCAATACCCTTACCATGTTTGGCATGGTGCTCTCCATCGGTCTTTTGGTGGATGATGCGATTGTTGTGGTGGAAAATGTTGAGCGTATTATGCGTGAAGAGAAGCTCTCCGCGGTGGAAGCGACAGAAAAGTCGATGAAAGAGATTACCAGTGCATTAATTGGTATTGCCACGGTTCTTTCGGCTGTTTTCTTGCCGATGGCCTTTTTTGGAGGTTCAACGGGGGTTATTTACCGTCAATTTTCCATTACGATTGTCTCTTCCATGATCCTCTCCGTTATTGTGGCGCTCACCTTAACGCCAGCACTCTGCGCTTCATTGCTCAAACCGCATGAAGAAATAATGAGCCATGGTTTTTTTGGGTGGTTCAATAAAACTTTTGATAGGTTGATTGAGCGTTACAAAGGTCATGTGAGTTCTGTCATTGCTACCCCACTGCGATGGATGCTGATGTATGCCATTATCGCTTCAATCATGGCACTTTTGTTGGTGCGTTTACCGACAGGCTTTTTACCCAGTGAGGATCAAGGCGAAAGTATGGTTCAGTTTAGCTTGCCTGAGGGGGCTTCGTTTAAACGCAGTGATGCCGTTGCTCGTGAAATTGAACATTACTTTTTAAATGAAGAGGGAAATAATACCGAAGCGATTTTTACCATCTCAGGGTTTAGTTTTAGTGGAAGTGGTCAAAATGCAGGTATGGCATTTGTCGCACTCAAAGATTGGGATGAGCGCAAAGGGATTGAAAATAGATCTGACACCATTTCAGATCGTGCTACCATGAAGCTCGCGCGCATAAGGGATGCTCAAATTTTTTCACTTAATCCTCCTGCTATTGAAGGGTTAGGACAAAGCAGTGGCTTTGATTTTCAGCTTCAAGCGCTCAGCAATATTGATCGTGAAAAACTAAAATCATTAAGAGATATGTTGTTAGAAAATGTGCGCCAAGATTCTCTCTTTAGCGCTGTTCGTCTAGGTAGCATGGAAGATACACCCCAATTACATGTAAACATTGATGAAGCCAAGGCTGTAGCGCTAGGTCTTTCTCTAACAGACATTGATAGTATGCTCAATTATGCGTGGGCGGGTGCTTATGTGAATGATTTTGTGGATCGTGGGCGGATTAAAAAAGTGTATTTGCAAGGCGATGCACCTTTTCGCTCCAAGCCAGAAGATTTAGATCAGTGGTATGTGAAAAGCAGTAGTAGTGTGATGACGCCTTTTTCTGCTTTTGCAACAACAAGTTGGAGCTATGGTGCGCAAAGTTTGACACGTCATAATGGGTTAGCATCGTATGAGATTCAAGGCTCTGCCGCTTCTGGAATTAGCTCTGGGGTTGCGATGGATAAAATGGAAGCTTTACAAGCGTCTCTGCCAACAGGCACAAGCTTTGCGTGGAGTGGACTCTCGTATCAAGAGCGTTTATCCAGTGGGCAAACGGTTAAATTATATACCATCTCTATTTTAGTTGTCTTTTTATGTTTGGCCGCTCTTTATGAGAGTTGGGCAGTACCGTTTTCAGTATTGCTTGTCATTCCTTTGGGCATCTTTGGTTCTGTCCTTGCGGCATCCCTTCGAGGCTTGGAAAACGATGTCTATTTCCAAGTTGCGCTTTTAACGACTATCGGTCTCTCCTCTAAAAATGCCATTTTGATTGTTGAGTTTGCGGAGGCTGCGTACAATCGGGGAAGCACGCTTGTGGAGGCTGCTGTGGAGGGTGCAAAACTAAGACTTCGCCCCATCTTGATGACGTCGCTTGCGTTTATCGCTGGAGTTCTTCCTCTCGCACTCTCAAGTGGAGCCGGTGCCAATAGCCGTATTTCGATTGGTACGGGGATTATAGGTGGGACACTGAGTGCGACCTTCTTGGCCATCTTTTTAGTGCCACTCTTTTTTGTGTTAGTTCGGGGATTTTTTCCGAAACGAAGTCACCATGCAACCATGGTTGGGGAGGTATAA
- a CDS encoding efflux RND transporter periplasmic adaptor subunit encodes MIVKILQSFLITLPLLWLGCSKDETQNRPKPQVEVGTYTLSAQHVTLTRELPGRTKATLSSEIRPQVGGIIQARLFEEGSLVKKDAVLYQIDPSSYQAAFDEAKAALKNAEATLESSRLKSERYADLVKMEGVSKQEVEDAKAAYLQAVANVEEKTAALQSARINLEYTKIKAPISGRIGTSSVSVGALVSASQTTALATIRTLDPIYLDLTQSSTQLLKLRALLTQQGLKKGGTTVALNLEDGSRYAHNGTLQFQEVAVDESTGSVTLRATFPNPDGVLLPGMYVRALLDEAINEGALLVPQQGVQRDPKGNATALVVTAENKVETRELKTERAIGDMWLVHSGLSAGDHVIVEGSSKVQTGDSVKIVDVTTTLGKAQ; translated from the coding sequence ATGATCGTGAAAATACTTCAATCATTTTTAATAACACTCCCTCTTCTTTGGCTTGGATGTTCCAAAGATGAGACACAAAACAGACCTAAACCGCAAGTAGAAGTAGGCACGTACACCCTAAGTGCGCAACATGTAACCCTTACGCGTGAACTTCCTGGTCGTACCAAAGCGACACTGAGTTCTGAAATTCGCCCTCAAGTGGGCGGTATTATTCAAGCACGACTGTTTGAAGAGGGTTCTTTGGTGAAAAAAGATGCTGTGCTCTATCAAATTGATCCTTCCAGTTATCAAGCGGCATTTGACGAAGCGAAAGCTGCCCTGAAAAACGCGGAAGCAACGCTTGAATCATCACGGCTAAAAAGTGAACGTTATGCTGACCTTGTCAAAATGGAGGGTGTCTCTAAACAAGAAGTTGAAGATGCCAAAGCAGCTTATTTACAAGCTGTGGCAAATGTGGAAGAAAAAACAGCAGCACTGCAAAGTGCGCGCATTAATCTTGAATACACGAAGATCAAAGCACCGATTAGTGGGCGTATTGGAACTTCGAGTGTGAGTGTGGGCGCCCTTGTAAGTGCGAGCCAAACAACAGCACTTGCTACGATTCGTACCCTTGATCCGATCTATCTCGATCTCACCCAATCCAGTACGCAGCTTTTAAAACTCAGAGCTCTTTTAACGCAACAGGGTTTGAAAAAAGGTGGCACAACCGTGGCATTGAACCTTGAAGATGGCTCACGTTATGCCCACAATGGCACGCTTCAATTTCAAGAAGTTGCGGTAGATGAAAGTACTGGCTCAGTCACGCTTCGTGCAACGTTTCCCAATCCTGATGGTGTATTGCTTCCAGGGATGTATGTCCGTGCTTTATTAGATGAAGCAATCAATGAAGGTGCCCTTTTGGTTCCACAGCAAGGGGTTCAACGTGACCCTAAAGGGAATGCAACAGCGCTAGTTGTAACAGCTGAGAATAAAGTTGAAACGCGCGAGTTAAAAACAGAGCGTGCTATAGGTGATATGTGGTTGGTTCATAGTGGATTGAGTGCGGGTGATCATGTGATTGTTGAAGGCTCTAGTAAAGTTCAAACAGGCGATAGTGTCAAAATTGTGGATGTCACAACAACGTTAGGTAAAGCGCAATGA
- a CDS encoding bacteriohemerythrin encodes MLIEWSEKFSLHHELLDQQHQELFDLANTVQRLDPDSADKAELSKLFKEFFDYMAKHFKEEEAYMQSLDYPLLGQHKKFHESIIFGMTKILKEKKGIVELQKSMKMIAQKWLVEHILENDLKIEKWRKSITVDEDDFQAPLS; translated from the coding sequence GTGTTGATAGAATGGAGTGAAAAATTTAGCCTGCATCATGAACTCTTAGATCAACAGCATCAAGAACTTTTCGATCTGGCGAACACCGTGCAAAGACTCGATCCCGATAGTGCCGATAAGGCAGAACTTTCAAAGCTTTTTAAAGAATTTTTTGACTATATGGCAAAACATTTTAAAGAAGAAGAAGCATATATGCAAAGCCTTGATTATCCTCTTTTGGGACAACATAAGAAATTCCATGAGAGTATTATTTTTGGGATGACAAAAATTCTCAAAGAAAAAAAAGGAATCGTAGAACTTCAAAAAAGTATGAAAATGATTGCTCAAAAATGGCTTGTAGAACATATTTTGGAAAATGATCTTAAAATTGAGAAGTGGCGCAAAAGCATCACCGTCGACGAAGATGATTTTCAAGCGCCTCTTTCATAA
- a CDS encoding rhodanese-like domain-containing protein, with protein MRFILVLSFWVGALLAENLSTLQYTGVQTTHVMSDGSTKEVLIERTISPSCNSVGINTEAVFSGNYAGKDVPAECQKSFVTTVGKIQPMIFAPGIMTVGELEVLDFIKNKVNVSPNAYILVDARKRDWYEQMTIPGSVNIPFDEIEYDASIPEDFDRIQKLLGFKKVGEKYDFTHAKTALLFCNGPWCAQSGLAMTQLLKLGYPKEKLLWYRGGLQDWLLFGLSVVKPHS; from the coding sequence ATGCGTTTTATTCTTGTATTATCTTTTTGGGTAGGCGCCCTTTTGGCTGAAAATCTTTCAACGTTGCAATATACGGGTGTTCAAACAACACATGTGATGAGTGATGGCAGTACGAAAGAAGTTTTGATTGAGCGTACTATTTCTCCATCATGCAACAGCGTTGGAATTAACACAGAAGCTGTTTTTAGCGGGAACTATGCAGGTAAAGATGTACCCGCGGAGTGTCAGAAAAGTTTTGTAACCACTGTTGGTAAAATTCAGCCGATGATCTTTGCCCCAGGTATCATGACGGTGGGTGAGCTTGAGGTATTGGATTTTATTAAAAACAAAGTCAATGTCTCTCCCAATGCTTATATTTTAGTCGATGCGCGTAAACGTGATTGGTATGAACAGATGACCATACCGGGTAGTGTAAATATCCCTTTTGATGAGATCGAGTATGATGCTTCTATTCCCGAAGATTTTGATCGGATTCAAAAACTATTAGGGTTTAAAAAAGTGGGTGAAAAGTATGATTTCACACATGCAAAAACAGCACTTTTGTTCTGCAATGGTCCGTGGTGCGCACAGTCTGGTTTAGCAATGACACAACTGCTCAAACTGGGTTATCCTAAGGAAAAATTGTTGTGGTACCGAGGCGGTTTGCAAGATTGGTTGCTGTTTGGTCTAAGTGTTGTTAAACCACATTCATAA
- the sstT gene encoding serine/threonine transporter SstT, whose amino-acid sequence MERLVAKYKEGNLIVLILIGMVVGVVIALISPTAAMAVSILGKLFVGALKAVAPVLVLVLVATAIATKPVGVQTNIKPIVQLYAIGTFLAALAAVIVSFAFPVTLVLASGADAGLTPPQSIIMVVKGFLVSMVDNPINALAKGNYIGVLTWAIAAGLALHHSSQATKQVMKDTSEAMTKIVQGVIRLAPFGILGLVAETFSETGFSALLGYGKLLIILVGTMLFVALVLNPIIVYIKMRKNPYPLIFTCLRESGVTAFFTRSSAANIPVNMALCKRLGLHEDTYSISIPLGATANMAGAAVTITVLTLATVNTLGISVDIPTALLLSVVSSIAAAGVSGVAGGSLLLIPLACGLFGISDEIAMQVVAIGFLIGVVQDSTETALNSSTDVVFTAACSNEPLNL is encoded by the coding sequence ATGGAGCGTTTAGTCGCAAAGTACAAAGAGGGCAATCTGATTGTGCTTATTTTGATTGGTATGGTGGTGGGCGTTGTGATCGCTCTTATTTCTCCAACAGCTGCAATGGCTGTTTCAATTTTAGGAAAACTATTTGTTGGTGCACTGAAAGCCGTTGCACCTGTATTGGTTTTGGTACTCGTCGCAACAGCGATTGCAACCAAGCCTGTTGGTGTTCAAACCAACATCAAACCGATTGTTCAACTTTATGCCATCGGTACTTTTTTAGCAGCACTTGCTGCTGTTATCGTCAGTTTTGCATTCCCTGTAACCTTAGTGCTTGCGAGTGGCGCGGATGCAGGGTTGACACCTCCTCAAAGTATCATCATGGTTGTTAAAGGTTTTTTGGTGAGTATGGTAGACAATCCTATTAATGCACTAGCAAAGGGCAATTATATCGGTGTGTTAACATGGGCAATCGCTGCAGGTCTAGCTCTTCATCATAGTAGTCAAGCAACAAAGCAAGTGATGAAAGATACCAGTGAGGCGATGACTAAAATCGTTCAAGGTGTTATTCGTTTAGCACCATTTGGTATTTTGGGTTTAGTGGCAGAAACATTTTCAGAAACAGGTTTTTCAGCACTGCTTGGATACGGAAAATTACTTATTATTTTAGTAGGAACAATGCTTTTTGTCGCGCTTGTCCTTAATCCAATTATTGTTTACATCAAAATGCGTAAAAACCCATATCCATTGATTTTTACATGTTTAAGAGAGAGTGGCGTGACAGCATTTTTTACTCGTAGTTCAGCTGCCAATATTCCTGTTAATATGGCATTGTGTAAGCGACTTGGCTTGCATGAAGACACCTACTCCATCTCCATTCCTTTAGGGGCAACCGCCAATATGGCAGGCGCAGCTGTGACCATTACGGTCTTAACGCTTGCAACAGTCAATACACTTGGCATTTCTGTAGATATACCAACAGCACTGCTGTTAAGTGTGGTTTCAAGTATTGCAGCAGCAGGTGTTTCAGGTGTTGCGGGTGGATCGTTGTTATTGATCCCCTTGGCATGTGGACTTTTTGGTATTAGTGATGAAATCGCGATGCAAGTGGTTGCGATTGGTTTTCTGATTGGGGTAGTTCAAGACTCTACAGAGACAGCGCTTAACAGCTCGACAGACGTTGTCTTCACAGCAGCTTGTTCGAACGAACCACTGAATCTCTAA